From the genome of Thermogutta terrifontis, one region includes:
- a CDS encoding S1 family peptidase: MKAQRATGYLLIAVLTVAGWGRSASGWFWNIGTPATPHPAVARVIALDTRGASLGTGTLVAVNEYHGLVVTNWHVVRDARGSILVQFPDGFASPATVLKVDREWDLAALAIWRPRARPVPIAVEPPKPGDVLMIAGYGQGDYRISYGPCTQYLSPSPGLPAELVELRATARQGDSGGPIFNGRGELAGVLFGSGFGETMGAYCGRVRSFLFPLKEVFDKLPPPDPLLLAANSVGPPGRTAANGLTTPQGQGLIPAQPASPVGSPPVTLPLTASNNTPERVEVNTSQGTGTNGASPTSWPGSSLSQSSLPSKNSERSWTDTGTREDAASDVSAWRPAETVTDSHSRTDLAAGGYSSSKTPGESASSGLGSVAGSSNSPRSSTGYSDDSKTNAGFGDGYARAQRGKDALDNSSNYYGLSAFQKSDETNSNSWPDYERRSTCNDAGNSGDLYAKDDDSGAYSPGKWDALSSAGTGKDTAQQQVESGRRPYEAWNNWSNGPYESSEEPYADRRSVTEWGDSGKNSSSSGNRYAQDSREERRSRATTTASINTHSRGIDSSSQSADTASGKGARDSYRQDQLTDSLTEKPSEDLSRTIKSREETKKYSDSGSNWDYSPIPVYDANSDSEESQAFGDGSKFGSLNWSREGNTGAGTSEKYSEFAGSQSGSFTGTSGGGDNMKKRTGVSSSRNSASSGDATYRNSEYYRDGTKEYSSTSGTYSAGKNDTSWNDGENHAENKITGRNSIIGSTQSGSENSRTTPASERSSATVAKGVEQKNSDQANRPASSTRFSNGDESTSSRQSGSPETNGDSNIISGANPTTDAKATSEQPSASTNKLNVGWETMIGILGLLVLFVQSMRWLSLLYDRSYYRRRSYRTTRRRTTWPPPPPSGYRWYY, encoded by the coding sequence GTGAAAGCACAGCGTGCAACCGGCTACCTGTTGATCGCCGTTTTGACCGTCGCGGGATGGGGACGTTCCGCGTCAGGTTGGTTCTGGAATATCGGAACCCCTGCTACTCCCCATCCGGCGGTTGCCCGAGTGATTGCCCTCGATACACGCGGGGCTTCCCTGGGCACGGGCACCCTTGTGGCGGTCAACGAGTATCACGGCCTGGTGGTGACAAATTGGCACGTCGTGCGAGATGCTCGCGGGAGTATTCTTGTTCAATTTCCGGATGGATTCGCGTCACCGGCTACTGTTCTTAAGGTGGATCGGGAGTGGGATTTGGCAGCGCTCGCCATTTGGCGCCCCAGGGCCAGGCCCGTGCCGATCGCGGTTGAACCGCCGAAGCCAGGTGATGTCCTCATGATCGCTGGGTACGGCCAGGGGGATTATCGCATTTCTTACGGGCCGTGCACACAGTACTTATCGCCCAGTCCCGGTTTGCCTGCTGAATTGGTCGAGCTTCGAGCGACCGCCCGCCAGGGAGACTCAGGAGGCCCGATTTTCAACGGCCGGGGAGAATTGGCGGGCGTTCTTTTCGGATCGGGTTTCGGCGAGACAATGGGGGCCTACTGCGGCCGAGTGAGGAGCTTTCTTTTTCCACTCAAGGAAGTGTTTGACAAGTTGCCGCCCCCCGATCCTCTGTTGCTCGCTGCCAACAGTGTAGGACCGCCGGGGCGAACCGCAGCTAACGGTTTAACAACTCCGCAAGGACAAGGTCTTATTCCCGCTCAGCCAGCCTCCCCCGTTGGATCGCCGCCGGTGACTCTTCCTCTGACGGCTTCAAATAACACCCCGGAACGTGTGGAGGTGAACACATCCCAGGGGACCGGAACAAATGGGGCTTCTCCAACGTCCTGGCCCGGGTCGTCCCTCTCCCAATCCTCGCTTCCGAGCAAGAATTCGGAAAGGTCTTGGACGGATACGGGAACGCGCGAAGACGCGGCCAGCGACGTCAGCGCTTGGCGACCAGCGGAAACAGTGACCGACTCTCATTCCAGAACTGATCTTGCCGCCGGTGGTTATTCCTCCAGTAAAACACCGGGTGAAAGTGCGTCTTCCGGACTCGGTTCCGTGGCGGGGTCATCCAACTCACCGCGTTCCTCGACGGGATACAGCGATGACTCCAAAACAAACGCCGGCTTCGGAGATGGATATGCTCGTGCTCAGAGGGGCAAAGACGCATTGGACAATTCCTCGAACTATTATGGGCTGAGTGCTTTCCAAAAATCTGATGAAACGAATTCCAATTCTTGGCCGGACTACGAGCGGCGGTCCACATGTAATGACGCGGGAAATTCCGGGGATCTCTATGCCAAAGATGACGACTCGGGGGCATATTCGCCCGGGAAATGGGACGCCCTGAGCAGCGCGGGGACTGGGAAGGATACGGCGCAGCAGCAGGTTGAGAGTGGGCGTCGGCCGTACGAGGCCTGGAATAACTGGTCGAATGGACCCTACGAGTCTTCGGAAGAGCCATACGCCGACCGGAGAAGCGTGACTGAATGGGGCGATTCCGGCAAAAACTCCTCCAGCAGTGGGAACCGATACGCGCAAGATTCTCGCGAAGAACGGCGTTCCCGCGCAACGACGACCGCTAGCATCAACACGCACTCGCGCGGCATTGATTCTTCCTCGCAAAGTGCAGATACGGCGAGCGGAAAAGGTGCACGGGATTCTTACCGACAGGACCAGTTGACCGATAGTCTTACGGAAAAGCCGTCTGAGGACCTTTCGCGGACTATTAAAAGCCGAGAAGAAACTAAGAAATACAGCGATTCGGGCTCCAATTGGGACTATTCGCCGATCCCCGTGTATGATGCAAACTCTGATTCTGAGGAATCACAAGCTTTCGGGGACGGGTCTAAATTCGGAAGTTTGAACTGGTCTCGCGAGGGAAATACCGGGGCGGGTACTTCGGAGAAATATTCGGAATTCGCCGGTTCTCAGTCCGGCTCGTTTACAGGAACCAGCGGCGGGGGCGACAACATGAAGAAGAGGACCGGAGTATCTTCCTCAAGAAATTCAGCATCAAGCGGGGACGCCACATACAGGAATAGTGAGTATTACCGAGACGGGACGAAAGAATACTCTTCGACAAGCGGGACTTATTCGGCCGGTAAGAACGACACATCATGGAATGATGGGGAAAATCACGCGGAAAATAAGATCACAGGGCGAAATAGCATTATTGGATCGACGCAATCGGGCAGCGAGAATTCGCGAACGACTCCTGCAAGCGAGCGGAGTTCTGCCACAGTGGCAAAGGGAGTGGAACAAAAAAATAGCGACCAAGCCAATAGGCCGGCCTCCAGTACGCGATTCTCGAACGGCGACGAATCAACCAGTTCCAGGCAGTCTGGTTCCCCCGAGACGAATGGCGATTCGAACATTATCAGTGGTGCCAACCCGACGACGGATGCTAAAGCCACTTCGGAGCAGCCGAGTGCAAGCACGAATAAACTCAACGTGGGATGGGAAACAATGATCGGAATTCTCGGTTTGCTCGTCCTGTTCGTGCAAAGCATGCGCTGGCTGAGCCTGCTGTATGATCGAAGTTACTACCGGCGCCGAAGCTACCGCACCACCCGCCGGAGGACAACCTGGCCACCGCCACCGCCCTCTGGCTACCGCTGGTATTATTGA